The Pseudomonas marvdashtae nucleotide sequence GGGTTGCCTTCCTTGTTGGTCCAGTATCGATCGAACACATGGGGCAATTGCTCTGGTGCGATACCTTCGCCGGTGTCCCGGACGCAAAATACAATTTCATCGCCCACGGACATTGCGCTGATGCCCACGAACCCTTGATGCGGCGTGAATTTGATGGCATTGCCGATCAAATTGGACAGCACCTGGAATATCCGCTCGGGATCGGCGTTGATTCTCAGGTTGGGTTCGGCGTGGAAAGAGATATCGATAGTCTTGGCAGAGGCCAGCGGCGTCAGCAGCGAGCACGCGTCCTCGAATATCTGGCTGACGTCCATCGGCTGGGGATGGATGGTGTAGCGCCCAGCGTCGATGCGCGAAGTATCCAGCAGGTCTTCCAATAGCGCGTTCATCCGGCTGGCGGCCTGTTGCATGGTGTCGATGGCTGAGGCAATTCGCTTTGAACTGTGGGAGCCGTCGGAGCTGAAGGCCTTTTGCATCATGCCGCAAAGCATGGAAATGACCGTCATCGGATTGCGCAAGTCATGGGATACGACCGCCACCAGTTCATCGCGCGCCTGCACCGCCTGGCGTTCCTTGCTTACTTGCCGGGCGAGATCATTTTCCAAGGCTGAGCGACGCAGGTCATTGGCGGCGAACAGGTCGCCATGGCTCCATTTGGCGCTGATGCCGGCCATCTCGACTTTCCAGATTTCGAACGATGTGCGTGGTTGCAGGCGTAGCCCGGTCTCGCTGTTTTCCAGGTCGAGGGGTTTTTGTGGGTCGCCGCTCCAATGTATGGTCTGCTTCACTTCGGGACGAAACCACAGCACGCCGTTGTCCACAGGTTTGGGCAGGTGGATCGCCAGCACACCGCTCGCGACGTCTTGATAAGCCTTGGCCGGGGCGTAAACGTTGCCCAGGTTGTGGTGAGAAAATACCGGTTGGCCTGTCTCCATTATCCACTTGTGCAATTCACGGATCTGTTCAGGTTCCGGGCATTGGCCGTGGCGATGCAGTTTATTGTTTTCGAAGATCGCGACGCCGTGGGCGCCGGTGAGACCTATCAGTCGTTGCGGCTCGCGAGACAAACCGTCGAAGACGTTGTCGCTGGATTCGGCCATGACAGCAGCAAGGGCCTGGAGATCTTCCAACTTGGCGTCCCGTTGGCGGGACAGCTCAAGGGCTTCCATCGCGCTGATCTGCAGTGACAAGATCTGGCCGATGTTCTGGCAGGCCATGCGCATTTCGTGCGGCACATGCAGCGGCTGGCGATTGCCGCAACTGATCAGCCCCCACAGTCGTTCACCTTCCATCAGCGAAATGCTCATGGACGACAATACGCCCATGTTCTTCATGTATTGGCGATGGATCGGCGAGACGCTGCGCAGCGTGGAAAAACTCAGGTCCAGCGGCGCCTGTGTGTCGGGGCGCAACTCGGGCACTAGCGGTATCGGCGCATAGTCGGCGTTAGGAATGATGCGCAGCCAGTTGGTGCGATAGAGCTCACGCGCCTGCTCGGGAATGTCCGACGCGGGAAAGAACAGACCCTTATAGAGTTCCATCGATGGCGCGCTGGCCTCGGCAATGACCTGCCCGTGACCTTCGTCCTCGAAGCGATAGATCAGGACACGGTCGTAGCCGGTCATGGCCTGGATTTCCCGCACGCTGATTTCGTACAGGGCTTGAAGTGTCTCCGCGCTTTGCAGGCGCTGCAGCATACGGCCCAGGTTGGCCTCGCCGCTGACGCCTTCGGGACGGTAATCGCTCAGGTGTTGTTCCAATTCAACGATCAAGGCGCCTTGATGACGGTGGATCAGCGCGTCGAAGCGCTGCTGGTTTACGACGACTTCAAGGGGGACATTGTCCGTTTCGGCGTCGGTGCGACAAGCGTCCAGAAGGATTGCAGCCTGTTCTTGCCCAAACAGTGCGTCCAATGTCTGTCCCAGTAACCCGTGGGGCGCGTGCCCCATCAATAGCTCTGCGTTGGCACTGACCTGTCGGATCACGAAGTCAGGTTCGGACAGCATCAGCAACACACCATGAGGCTGAATGGCGCCGGGGAAGCGAATCGGC carries:
- a CDS encoding ATP-binding protein, with product MNPENQEAFEELLANCADEPIRFPGAIQPHGVLLMLSEPDFVIRQVSANAELLMGHAPHGLLGQTLDALFGQEQAAILLDACRTDAETDNVPLEVVVNQQRFDALIHRHQGALIVELEQHLSDYRPEGVSGEANLGRMLQRLQSAETLQALYEISVREIQAMTGYDRVLIYRFEDEGHGQVIAEASAPSMELYKGLFFPASDIPEQARELYRTNWLRIIPNADYAPIPLVPELRPDTQAPLDLSFSTLRSVSPIHRQYMKNMGVLSSMSISLMEGERLWGLISCGNRQPLHVPHEMRMACQNIGQILSLQISAMEALELSRQRDAKLEDLQALAAVMAESSDNVFDGLSREPQRLIGLTGAHGVAIFENNKLHRHGQCPEPEQIRELHKWIMETGQPVFSHHNLGNVYAPAKAYQDVASGVLAIHLPKPVDNGVLWFRPEVKQTIHWSGDPQKPLDLENSETGLRLQPRTSFEIWKVEMAGISAKWSHGDLFAANDLRRSALENDLARQVSKERQAVQARDELVAVVSHDLRNPMTVISMLCGMMQKAFSSDGSHSSKRIASAIDTMQQAASRMNALLEDLLDTSRIDAGRYTIHPQPMDVSQIFEDACSLLTPLASAKTIDISFHAEPNLRINADPERIFQVLSNLIGNAIKFTPHQGFVGISAMSVGDEIVFCVRDTGEGIAPEQLPHVFDRYWTNKEGNPNGTGLGLYISKGIVQAHGGKLLAESQPGKGSEFRFTVPKIN